A region from the Vicia villosa cultivar HV-30 ecotype Madison, WI linkage group LG3, Vvil1.0, whole genome shotgun sequence genome encodes:
- the LOC131654919 gene encoding F-box/FBD/LRR-repeat protein At4g26340-like, with protein sequence MATAMSSSSSLPHRSTPTEDMISSLPDSILSHILSFLPTKHSVATSLLSKRWNPLWRSVLNLDFEQNSSTTGEDGIARVMLLRDNSLPIRSLRLQGGNLKSINTFIDAAIQRKVETLNLGMSYEYASQYITSNIFTCKTLTVLKLNNMCVSNLPLQLHVPLLKIMYLVEVAFERYEDIINLLLACPILEDLVTVQLSVLHWRNFIHDIYTFSLEKCLPNLVKADISQNLTIPLFLLSQTHILRVNLTRVTPFYIEHNFHNLTQMELVFFPCHQGNIWKGKWSWMLKVLHHSPKLQHLTINQETRDGVIYETDWEDPEFVPQCLSSRLRTCMIRDCKGRKSELQFAEYIMQNSKILGTMTIYSAYSIDLSAKHLMLQKLCACPRSCKLIFDV encoded by the exons ATGGCCACTGCTATGTCGTCGTCTTCCTCTCTCCCCCATAGGTCCACTCCAACAGAAGACATGATCAGTTCACTTCCAGACTCAATTCTCTCTCACATTCTCTCCTTTCTTCCCACCAAACACTCCGTCGCCACAAGTCTCCTCTCAAAGCGATGGAATCCATTATGGCGTTCAGTACTTAATCTCGATTTTGAACAAAATTCCTCCACAACCGGAGAAGATGGTATAGCCAGAGTCATGCTACTGAGAGACAACAGCTTACCAATCCGATCTTTACGCCTCCAGGGCGGTAATCTCAAATCCATCAACACATTTATTGATGCAGCAATACAGAGAAAAGTTGAAACCCTAAACCTTGGAATGAGTTATGAATATGCATCTCAGTATATTACTAGTAATATTTTTACGTGTAAAACACTCACTGTTCTCAAACTGAACAACATGTGTGTGAGTAACCTTCCTCTTCAACTGCATGTTCCTCTACTCAAAATCATGTACTTGGTTGAAGTGGCGTTCGAACGTTATGAAGATATTATTAATCTTCTCTTAGCCTGTCCCATCCTAGAGGATTTGGTAACTGTCCAGTTAAGTGTACTTCATTGGAGGAACTTTATTCATGATATATATACATTTTCTTTGGAAAAATGCTTGCCCAATTTGGTGAAAGCAGatatttctcaaaacctaaccATTCCTCTCTTCTTGCTTTCTCAGACACACATTCTGCGTGTAAATCTG ACCCGTGTCACTCCCTTTTATATTGAGCACAATTTTCACAATCTAACCCAAATGGAGTTAGTCTTCTTTCCCTGTCATCAGGGTAATATTTGGAAGGGAAAGTGGAGTTGGATGCTAAAAGTGCTTCACCATAGTCCCAAGCTTCAACATCTTACCATTAACCAG GAGACAAGAGATGGAGTAATTTATGAGACGGATTGGGAGGACCCAGAATTTGTTCCACAATGCCTTTCATCTCGGCTTAGAACTTGCATGATTAGAGATTGTAAAGGCAGGAAGAGTGAGCTTCAATTTGCCGAATATATTatgcaaaattcaaaaatattaggTACCATGACAATTTACAGTGCGTATTCCATAGATTTAAGTGCAAAGCATCTAATGTTACAAAAACTATGTGCGTGCCCAAGGAGCTGTAAACTTATATTTGATGTATGA